CCAACGCCACGGACGCCGTCATTCATCAGATCGGCAAACTGGCGTGCCCCAATGACAGCATCATCCACCTGCTCCACATTGTGGAACCCAGTATCTGTTATGAAGTCTCCGGCGTGCTGCCGGATGAAGTTCCCGTGCCCGTCATGGACCAGACGGAGGAAAACGAAGTCATCTCCATCGCAAAAAACCATCTGAAAAAGACGGCGGAAAAACTCTCCCGGCTGACGGACGCCACCATCATCCAGGCCGTGGAAGACGAATTCGAAATCAGCGAGGCGGTCATTAACTACGCTGAAAAACACCACATCGACATGATCGTGGTGGGCAAACACAACCACGGCTTCCTTTCCACCGTCTTCCTGGGCAGCGTAGCCAGCTCCGTCATGCGGAAATCCCCCGTGCCCGTGCTGGTGGTTCCCGTCACCAAGGAAGAACAATAAAAGCCG
This DNA window, taken from Akkermansia muciniphila, encodes the following:
- a CDS encoding universal stress protein; amino-acid sequence: MKNILVAIDFSNATDAVIHQIGKLACPNDSIIHLLHIVEPSICYEVSGVLPDEVPVPVMDQTEENEVISIAKNHLKKTAEKLSRLTDATIIQAVEDEFEISEAVINYAEKHHIDMIVVGKHNHGFLSTVFLGSVASSVMRKSPVPVLVVPVTKEEQ